A DNA window from Mytilus edulis chromosome 14, xbMytEdul2.2, whole genome shotgun sequence contains the following coding sequences:
- the LOC139504336 gene encoding protein toll-like: MEQFKFGSKNFEEKRKLTCEHPPFLRGRRIFNISADLFVCNISMKDKCPFNCSCFEQPSRSRVVVNCSMRGKYKLPSVLPERNRLHIDLSHNSITVFEYRTYLDKTYSIDLSYNRIKRVDPFIFEILKISNINLKHNGISQIHKNVQLFKNKRTVQFGNITITCSCEMKWIQVWLENQNRRRRGNNVITCRFPDKTLRQFLSLNFVPIKNRDQLCNIYLTRKYEIYLLSRNFKSRYFGRFNNKTSQQPNKFDVYLSLNAENYNTMKWVTTGLVKNLERNGFRVCLPPRDFIPGDVQVEQIFTEVAISNSYLVILSDDYLKSQINMIEWNQIWTHFKSNNPRRIVVVNYDILDSSHIKDRRLKAFVRVGQTFDFCNFDNKLLEDLEIRLRTNNRQIKSVSD; the protein is encoded by the exons ATGGAACAGTTCAAATTTGGCAgcaaaaattttgaagaaaaacgaAAATTAACTTGTGAACATCCACCCTTTCTTCGTGGTAGACGGATTTTTAATATTAGTGCAGACCTTTTCGTATGTAATATCTCAATGAAAGACAAATGTCCTTTTAATTGCAGTTGTTTCGAACAGCCATCGAGATCAAGAGTTGTGGTTAATTGTTCTATGAGGGGAAAATATAAGTTGCCAAGTGTTTTGCCGGAACGAAATCGTTTACATATTGATTTAAGTCATAATTCCATAACAGTTTTCGAATACCGTACTTATTTAGATAAAACGTATTCAATAGATTTGTCTTATAACCGAATAAAGAGAGTGGACCCGTTCATTTTTGAAATCCTGAAAATTAGCAATATCAATCTCAAGCATAATGGTATATCGCAGATTCATAAAAATGTACAGCTATTTAAAAATAAACGAACAGTTCAGTTCGGAAATATAACTATCACGTGTTCCTGTGAGATGAAGTGGATTCAGGTTTGGCTTGAAAATCAGAACAGAAGACGTAGAGGCAATAACGTTATTACCTGTCGTTTTCCCGATAAAACGTTGAGGCAATTTCTATCTCTCAATTTTGTGCCGATAAAAAACCGCGATCAACTgtgcaatat TTACTTAACACGCAAGTACGAAATATATTTACTCTCGAGGAATTTCAAAAGTCGGTACTTTGGCAGATTCAATAATAAAACCAGTCAGCAACCGAACAAATTTGATGTGTACTTGTCGCTCAATGCTGAaaattacaatacaatgaaatggGTAACAACAGGTCTCGTTAAAAATCTAGAAAGAAATGGCTTTAGAGTGTGTTTGCCTCCTAGAGATTTCATTCCAGGTGATGTGCAAGTCGAACAGATTTTCACTGAAGTTGCAATTTCAAATTCGTATTTAGTGATTTTGAGCGATGATTAtttaaaatcacaaattaataTGATTGAATGGAACCAAATTTGGACTCACTTCAAGTCGAACAACCCTCGAAGAATTGTTGTAgttaattatgatattttggaTAGCAGTCATATCAAAGATAGGAGGTTAAAAGCCTTTGTACGAGTTGGAcaaacatttgacttttgtaACTTCGACAATAAATTGCTAGAAGACCTTGAAATAAGGCTACGAACCAACAACCGTCAGATAAAAAGTGTATCTGATTAA